Proteins from a genomic interval of Chitinophagales bacterium:
- the ccsA gene encoding cytochrome c biogenesis protein CcsA, giving the protein MNNFPAKLKKILSPLFNTRAAGLYMLLFAAAIGIATFVENDFGTSSAQKVIFKSRWFELLLVLFGISIVVNIFRFRMIQQKKWTILMFHLSMIVILLGAGVTRYFGFEGIMHIRENDASNTFLSADTYLKFEVLQKGNKYEFDEPVLFATLGNNNWKESYLIGSDLIEAEVKDFLPNPKQVLKENTEGKPTLKIVIAGLSGREEYFVRQGEVKKIRNVLYNFNEPPITDAINLAYRNDSLLIQADRVLQQTVMATQKKDTIYPSGNYNILMLRSLYSDGVNNFVFGDFHPQATVELISESPKVKGESMTALLMEVKVNGKPDEIYVYGKKGLPGNPTVTSINGVSMAVSYGAKEVKLPFAIKLYDFILEKYPGTESAASYASEVQLIDDRTNLKENHRIYMNHILDHDGYRFFQSSFDKDEQGTYLSVNHDFWGTWISYLGYFLLTLGMVMSFFSKKTRLYQVRQKLQKMHPQNAAAAMVLLSLLFVSNGLSAQKNIDPAAIQQTVAAAHAQQFSKLVVQDHKGRMKPVHTLSREVMRKLTGKESLYGLSADQIVLGMLSNNKDWYKVPMIKLGKHEKIQEQLGVMGKTAAYSDFFEETGGYKFKDEIRRAYNLQPIDRGVYEKELMKLDERVNIAGMVFSGRLLKIIPVPNDPNNTWVSAMVDHGQQTMDSPVAKKFFAAYIPGLQEAAANNDYGFVNQLITELDSYQKSKGAEVMPSALQIKSEILLNQMNPFDRLAVYDLLLGLAFLFFLFLSVFKPEIDMDKVYKVLFGLVVVGFAFHTLGLAIRWYVSERAPWSNGYESMIYIAWTSTLAGLIFARKSFGALAATMILASVILLVAMLSYLDPEITPLVPVLKSYWLTIHVSLEAGSYGFLMLGAIIGLINLILMIFLTETNKKNILRIVREMSYISEMTLIGGLFMVSIGTYLGGVWANESWGRYWGWDAKETWALVVILVYAFILHMRIIPKMTGLYAYNLATIFGWASVIMTYYGVNYYLSGLHSYAAGDPVPIPQWVYWVVVGVMIVSGLAFWRKRKVGGIG; this is encoded by the coding sequence ATGAACAATTTCCCCGCTAAACTAAAAAAGATACTTTCTCCGCTTTTCAATACCCGAGCAGCAGGCTTGTACATGCTGCTATTTGCGGCTGCAATAGGCATTGCGACTTTTGTGGAAAACGATTTTGGAACAAGCTCAGCCCAAAAAGTCATCTTCAAATCTCGATGGTTTGAGTTGCTATTGGTCTTGTTTGGGATTTCGATAGTCGTCAATATTTTCCGCTTTAGGATGATACAGCAAAAAAAGTGGACAATCCTGATGTTTCACCTTTCGATGATTGTCATATTGTTGGGAGCAGGAGTGACAAGGTATTTTGGTTTTGAAGGAATTATGCACATTCGAGAAAACGATGCTTCTAATACCTTTCTTTCGGCGGATACCTACCTCAAATTTGAAGTGCTGCAAAAAGGCAACAAATACGAGTTTGACGAACCTGTGTTGTTTGCGACTTTGGGCAACAACAATTGGAAGGAATCCTATTTGATAGGCAGTGATTTGATTGAAGCGGAGGTAAAGGACTTTCTTCCAAATCCCAAACAGGTATTGAAGGAAAATACGGAAGGAAAGCCTACTTTGAAGATTGTTATAGCGGGACTATCGGGTAGAGAGGAGTATTTTGTGCGTCAAGGTGAAGTTAAAAAAATACGAAATGTGCTGTACAACTTCAATGAGCCTCCTATAACCGATGCTATCAATTTGGCTTATCGAAATGACTCCTTGCTGATTCAGGCGGATCGTGTATTGCAGCAAACGGTGATGGCAACGCAAAAAAAGGACACAATTTACCCTTCTGGAAATTACAATATATTGATGTTGCGTTCTTTGTATTCAGATGGTGTAAACAATTTTGTATTTGGAGATTTTCACCCACAAGCTACGGTAGAACTTATTTCGGAAAGCCCGAAGGTGAAAGGGGAAAGCATGACCGCCTTGTTGATGGAAGTGAAGGTGAATGGAAAGCCAGATGAAATCTATGTGTATGGCAAAAAAGGGCTGCCTGGAAATCCTACGGTGACGAGCATCAATGGGGTAAGCATGGCGGTTTCGTATGGAGCGAAAGAGGTAAAACTGCCTTTTGCAATCAAACTATACGACTTTATTTTAGAGAAATACCCAGGAACAGAGAGTGCCGCGTCCTATGCAAGCGAGGTGCAGTTGATAGATGACCGAACTAATTTGAAGGAAAATCACCGCATTTATATGAACCACATTTTAGACCATGATGGCTACCGATTTTTTCAGTCTTCTTTTGACAAGGACGAACAAGGCACTTATTTGAGTGTAAACCACGATTTTTGGGGAACTTGGATTTCCTATTTGGGCTATTTTTTATTGACCTTGGGCATGGTAATGTCTTTTTTTAGCAAGAAAACGAGGCTGTATCAAGTGCGTCAGAAGCTGCAAAAAATGCACCCACAAAATGCTGCTGCTGCAATGGTATTGCTCTCTTTGTTGTTTGTTTCCAATGGTTTATCGGCTCAAAAAAATATTGACCCTGCTGCAATTCAGCAAACAGTGGCTGCGGCCCATGCCCAACAATTCAGCAAATTGGTGGTACAAGACCACAAGGGAAGGATGAAACCTGTGCATACCTTGTCGAGGGAGGTGATGCGAAAATTGACGGGGAAAGAGAGTTTGTATGGATTGTCGGCCGATCAGATTGTATTGGGAATGTTGTCGAATAATAAGGATTGGTACAAAGTGCCGATGATAAAGTTGGGGAAACACGAAAAAATCCAAGAACAACTCGGCGTGATGGGCAAAACGGCTGCATACAGTGATTTTTTTGAAGAAACAGGAGGCTACAAATTCAAGGACGAGATTCGAAGGGCCTATAATTTGCAGCCCATAGATAGGGGGGTGTATGAAAAGGAGTTGATGAAATTGGACGAAAGGGTAAACATTGCAGGGATGGTTTTTTCGGGTCGTTTGCTGAAAATTATTCCTGTGCCAAATGACCCAAACAATACATGGGTTTCTGCAATGGTGGATCATGGGCAACAAACAATGGACTCTCCTGTGGCAAAGAAATTTTTTGCTGCCTATATTCCCGGTCTTCAAGAAGCGGCTGCAAATAATGACTACGGTTTTGTGAATCAACTGATAACAGAACTGGATAGCTACCAAAAGTCGAAAGGGGCGGAGGTGATGCCTTCTGCGCTTCAAATCAAATCTGAAATCTTACTGAACCAAATGAATCCTTTTGACCGCTTGGCAGTGTATGATTTGCTGTTGGGTTTGGCGTTTTTGTTCTTCTTATTTTTGTCTGTTTTCAAGCCCGAAATCGACATGGACAAGGTCTATAAGGTCTTGTTTGGGTTGGTAGTTGTGGGTTTTGCATTCCACACATTGGGTTTGGCGATTCGTTGGTATGTGTCGGAGCGTGCGCCGTGGAGCAATGGTTATGAGTCGATGATTTACATAGCTTGGACTTCTACTTTGGCGGGTTTGATATTCGCCCGAAAGTCTTTTGGGGCTTTGGCGGCTACGATGATTTTGGCCTCGGTGATTTTGTTGGTGGCGATGTTGAGTTACCTCGATCCCGAAATCACCCCACTAGTGCCTGTATTGAAGTCGTATTGGCTGACGATTCACGTGTCTTTGGAGGCTGGGAGTTATGGCTTTTTGATGTTGGGGGCGATTATTGGACTAATCAACTTGATTCTGATGATTTTCTTGACCGAAACCAACAAAAAGAACATTCTCCGCATCGTGAGGGAAATGTCTTATATCAGCGAAATGACCTTGATTGGCGGATTGTTTATGGTCAGTATTGGTACGTATTTGGGGGGTGTTTGGGCGAATGAATCTTGGGGTAGATATTGGGGTTGGGATGCAAAAGAAACTTGGGCTTTGGTGGTGATTTTGGTTTATGCCTTTATTCTGCACATGCGTATCATCCCGAAAATGACGGGCTTGTATGCCTACAATTTGGCAACGATTTTTGGTTGGGCTTCGGTGATTATGACCTACTACGGGGTGAATTATTACCTTTCTGGTTTGCACTCTTATGCGGCAGGCGACCCTGTTCCGATTCCGCAATGGGTGTATTGGGTGGTTGTTGGGGTGATGATAGTGAGTGGATTGGCTTTTTGGAGGAAGAGGAAGGTTGGGGGGATTGGGTGA
- the hemA gene encoding glutamyl-tRNA reductase: MNTFKLITITHKTANINHIGQYIPTANHDKDALAKILKEVKTALNIDELLYLATCNRLTFLFVTEQEVDDLFIIDFFSRLHPDIPEVCLGGLLDVIARYEGIAGIQHLFSIAASLDSLVVGEREITRQLREAYDFCKKHQLTDDHIRLAIKMAIPVAKEIYTNTKIGENSVSVVALAMKALLKNHLPKNTRFLIVGAGTTNSTALKILRKYGYHNFHIFNRTFKNAQALAHKVGGQAYSLEQLKEYREGFDVLISCTGSTDAIITPNLYQSLLAGDGQPKIVIDLAVPNDIHPDVVRQFPLQYIEVEKLRFLAGQNLELRKNEVAKAEMIVSKRAEEFTAMLQNRKIEKAMASIIPHKVKAIKKRAMESVFQKEIEQMDEASRTTLDLIVNYLEKKYISIPIIAAKEIFLQREN; encoded by the coding sequence GTGAATACATTCAAGCTGATAACTATCACACACAAGACTGCCAATATCAACCATATTGGTCAATACATTCCTACTGCAAACCATGATAAGGATGCTTTGGCGAAGATATTGAAGGAGGTCAAAACTGCTTTGAATATAGACGAATTGTTGTATTTGGCTACCTGCAATCGCCTGACCTTCCTTTTTGTCACCGAACAAGAGGTGGACGACCTTTTTATCATAGATTTTTTCTCCCGCTTACACCCCGATATACCCGAAGTATGTTTGGGAGGCTTATTGGATGTCATTGCTCGCTATGAGGGCATTGCAGGTATTCAGCATTTGTTTTCGATTGCAGCTTCTTTGGATTCACTTGTGGTGGGAGAACGAGAAATCACCCGACAATTGAGAGAAGCCTACGATTTTTGCAAAAAACACCAACTCACAGACGACCATATTCGCTTAGCGATAAAAATGGCTATTCCTGTGGCCAAAGAGATATATACAAATACGAAAATTGGCGAAAATTCTGTGTCGGTAGTGGCTTTGGCAATGAAAGCCTTATTGAAAAATCACCTCCCCAAAAATACTCGCTTTTTGATTGTTGGAGCAGGAACAACAAATAGCACTGCCCTGAAAATCCTTCGCAAATACGGCTATCACAACTTCCATATCTTCAACCGCACCTTCAAAAATGCCCAAGCATTGGCGCATAAAGTAGGAGGACAAGCCTATTCTTTGGAGCAATTGAAGGAGTACCGAGAGGGTTTTGATGTGCTGATTAGTTGTACTGGCTCAACAGATGCAATCATTACACCCAATCTGTACCAATCTTTACTTGCAGGAGATGGGCAGCCTAAAATAGTAATTGATTTGGCAGTGCCTAATGACATTCATCCTGATGTTGTTCGACAGTTTCCTTTGCAGTATATTGAAGTAGAAAAACTGCGTTTTTTGGCTGGTCAAAACCTTGAATTGAGAAAAAATGAAGTCGCTAAGGCTGAAATGATTGTATCTAAACGAGCAGAGGAATTTACTGCAATGCTTCAAAATCGAAAGATTGAAAAAGCAATGGCTTCCATCATTCCGCATAAGGTCAAAGCCATTAAAAAGCGAGCAATGGAGTCTGTATTTCAGAAAGAAATTGAGCAAATGGATGAAGCTTCTCGCACTACTTTAGACTTGATTGTGAACTATTTGGAAAAAAAATATATCAGTATTCCGATAATCGCTGCTAAGGAAATTTTCTTGCAGCGTGAAAATTAA
- a CDS encoding ATP-binding protein, translated as MENSNAHTLEINPISKTLKRTQKEFKAIFDQSNDGIIIVREGVFTDCNLRICEMFGYPKEQFLQNTPLDLSPEYQPSGKKSLDGIGAKIQAAMAGEVQEFYWKHKNNKGELFDTDVTVCRFNIDEDIYLQIIVRDTTELRRTKETLDKQVKELERYMASNNELKQFALAAAHDLKEPLRSIGSFTSLLERQYRDKMDDASKEYMDFITKGVATMTQLIQDLLDYSKSTASQEGNFKSIDVKNALELIVFHNLKSQVEESQAKIHFEDLPATVTGIPAKITQLFQNLITNAMKFRAKDTPCDITIKAKEVGDVYLFDISDNGIGIAQDDLNRIFEVFTRLHSKQEYEGSGIGLATCKKIVQQHGGKI; from the coding sequence ATGGAAAATTCAAATGCACACACATTGGAAATAAATCCTATATCTAAAACGCTTAAAAGGACACAGAAAGAGTTCAAAGCTATTTTTGACCAATCCAATGATGGAATTATCATTGTTAGAGAAGGTGTATTTACAGACTGCAATCTTCGGATTTGTGAAATGTTCGGTTATCCAAAAGAACAATTCCTGCAAAACACTCCTCTTGATTTATCGCCAGAATATCAGCCATCTGGTAAAAAATCCTTAGATGGCATTGGTGCAAAAATTCAAGCTGCAATGGCAGGTGAAGTGCAAGAATTTTATTGGAAACATAAGAATAACAAAGGCGAACTTTTTGATACTGATGTAACCGTATGTCGTTTTAATATTGATGAAGATATTTATTTGCAAATCATTGTCAGAGATACTACTGAACTTAGACGTACCAAAGAAACGCTGGATAAACAAGTAAAAGAATTGGAGCGGTACATGGCTTCTAACAACGAACTCAAGCAGTTCGCCCTCGCTGCTGCACATGATCTAAAAGAACCTCTACGCAGCATTGGAAGTTTCACCAGTTTGTTGGAGAGACAATACCGTGATAAAATGGATGATGCTTCAAAAGAATACATGGATTTTATCACAAAAGGAGTTGCTACGATGACCCAACTCATTCAGGATTTATTGGATTATAGTAAATCCACTGCTTCTCAAGAAGGAAATTTTAAGTCTATTGACGTTAAAAACGCATTGGAGCTGATTGTCTTCCACAATCTTAAATCACAAGTTGAAGAAAGTCAAGCTAAAATCCATTTTGAAGATTTACCTGCAACGGTTACAGGCATTCCTGCAAAAATCACCCAGTTGTTTCAAAATCTCATAACCAATGCGATGAAATTTCGGGCAAAGGACACACCTTGTGACATTACCATAAAGGCCAAAGAGGTAGGAGATGTTTATCTCTTTGATATTTCGGACAATGGTATTGGCATTGCACAAGATGATTTGAACCGCATTTTTGAAGTATTTACCCGATTGCACTCCAAACAAGAATATGAAGGTTCTGGTATTGGTTTGGCTACTTGCAAGAAAATCGTACAACAACACGGTGGCAAAATATAG
- a CDS encoding DUF1501 domain-containing protein has protein sequence MKRRQFLKNTITTAVATPLFLNGQAVSALSSPILEAILKNADNDKILILIQLNGGNDGLNMVIPLDQYSNLMAARGNIALPENEVYKLTNETGLHPIMEGFHQLYEEEKLAVVQSVGYPNPNFSHFRATDIWTTGSAADQFLATGWLGRYFNLNHPNYPSDYPNETTPDPLAISIGSIVSNTCQGPVANFSMAIKTLEEFNQLLTEGGGEIPDTPYGHELEFLRLTMLQTNQYLETIQQAAENGSNLSPLYLDENRLAQQLKIVAQLISGGLQTKVYVVNLGGFDTHASQVEEEDTTVGVHADLLWLLSDAIAAFQDDLKRMDLEDRVVGMTFSEFGRRIQSNGSFGTDHGAAAPMMVFGTQVNSQVFGDNPEIPAEIDVKDSVPMQFDFRSVYGSILMDWFGITEDEVKSILFEDFQYIPILKSTATAIDNPDYVSGTSTIQFHNNYPNPFTSNTTIVFSTAKAGVVTVSLFNAMGQLEKVLTSEFFAAGDHELTLSSKGLHNGTYYCRLQGNGEQRVKMIYCVK, from the coding sequence ATGAAACGCAGACAATTCCTTAAAAATACCATAACTACTGCTGTTGCTACGCCTCTATTCCTCAACGGACAGGCAGTAAGTGCATTGAGCAGTCCTATTTTAGAGGCCATTCTAAAAAATGCAGATAACGATAAAATTCTCATTCTCATACAACTCAATGGCGGAAATGACGGATTGAACATGGTCATTCCCCTCGACCAATACAGCAATCTCATGGCAGCTCGTGGAAACATTGCGCTACCCGAAAACGAAGTCTATAAACTCACCAACGAAACTGGTTTGCATCCCATTATGGAAGGTTTCCATCAACTCTATGAAGAAGAAAAGTTGGCAGTTGTGCAAAGTGTAGGCTACCCCAACCCCAACTTTTCGCACTTTCGGGCAACCGATATCTGGACAACTGGGTCTGCTGCCGATCAATTTTTGGCGACAGGTTGGTTGGGTCGCTACTTCAATCTAAACCATCCCAACTATCCTAGCGATTATCCCAACGAAACCACACCTGATCCATTGGCGATTAGCATTGGTTCGATTGTATCGAATACGTGCCAAGGTCCAGTTGCCAATTTCAGTATGGCAATCAAAACTTTAGAAGAATTCAATCAACTATTGACAGAAGGTGGAGGCGAAATACCTGACACACCTTATGGCCACGAATTGGAATTCCTTCGATTGACCATGCTTCAAACCAATCAATACCTCGAAACCATCCAACAAGCTGCCGAAAATGGCTCCAACCTTTCGCCTTTGTATTTAGACGAAAACCGACTGGCACAGCAATTGAAGATTGTGGCTCAGTTGATTTCGGGCGGTTTGCAGACCAAAGTGTATGTGGTCAATTTGGGAGGTTTTGATACACACGCTTCGCAAGTTGAAGAAGAAGATACAACTGTTGGCGTTCATGCAGATTTGCTGTGGTTATTGTCGGATGCCATTGCAGCTTTTCAAGATGATTTGAAGCGCATGGACTTGGAGGATAGGGTTGTCGGGATGACTTTTTCGGAATTTGGTCGCCGTATTCAATCCAATGGCAGTTTTGGAACAGATCACGGGGCGGCAGCTCCCATGATGGTGTTTGGTACGCAGGTCAACTCGCAGGTTTTTGGTGACAATCCCGAAATTCCTGCTGAAATAGATGTGAAAGACAGTGTGCCGATGCAGTTTGATTTTCGCTCGGTCTATGGTTCGATTCTCATGGATTGGTTTGGCATTACCGAAGATGAGGTGAAAAGTATTTTGTTTGAAGATTTTCAATACATTCCCATCCTCAAATCTACTGCAACAGCGATTGACAACCCTGATTATGTCAGTGGCACTTCTACGATTCAATTCCATAACAACTATCCCAATCCTTTTACTTCAAATACAACGATTGTGTTCAGCACTGCAAAGGCAGGCGTTGTGACTGTCAGCCTCTTCAATGCAATGGGGCAACTGGAAAAAGTGCTTACCAGTGAGTTTTTTGCAGCAGGCGACCATGAGCTAACTTTGTCTTCAAAGGGTTTGCATAATGGTACGTACTATTGCAGATTGCAGGGAAATGGTGAGCAGAGGGTGAAGATGATTTATTGTGTGAAGTAG
- a CDS encoding DUF1800 domain-containing protein yields MDRRNLLTKPFATIKERFHSEKIPTSQSTEVVAPPDNKYFNSQLPNTARSMAGLEAYSGEFGNEQAAHLLRRCLFGTNKTEIEAAVNRGLQKTIEMLFAEQEKPPPPINYQFPDDPNVPIGETWVTAPITANVNNYRRRSLQNWWFGLMMNQGVSLREKMTLFWHNHLVTELSVVLDAKYGYYYLDLLRTHALGNFKTLAEEITVTPAMLQYLNGRENVKAAPNENYARELFELFTIGKGPLVGNGDYTYYTEEDVIAAAKVLTGWRDRAVTDNGIPGVNFIPNRHTQGNKQFSHRFESYIIEENGAEEYKDLITMIFNKRQTARYLSEKLYRWFVYYVIDEAAYANIIDPMADMLIENSFEVAPVLEALLSSEHFFDSINYGVVIKNPLDFLIGIFKNFNIGLPPLEAGGLIANYRIWTTLAAASENLQMTILNPPSVAGWIAYYQTPQYYQSWITSVTLPDRISYTDLLVQTGLGAGDNRIIINPFNFIAQFESAGDPNELIKDAARILFPKELTNDQYDYLKEVLIPGLPDYEWTVEYNEYLANPDDEALRLGVLTKLRNLLQTMLSLAEYQLS; encoded by the coding sequence ATGGACAGACGAAACTTACTCACAAAACCTTTTGCTACAATAAAGGAGCGTTTTCACTCCGAAAAAATACCCACTTCCCAAAGTACAGAAGTTGTAGCACCTCCTGACAACAAATACTTCAATAGCCAACTTCCCAATACTGCTCGATCTATGGCAGGTTTGGAGGCGTATAGCGGGGAATTTGGGAATGAGCAAGCAGCACATTTACTGCGAAGATGTCTTTTTGGTACCAACAAGACAGAGATTGAAGCCGCTGTAAATAGAGGTTTGCAGAAAACCATCGAAATGTTGTTTGCAGAACAAGAAAAACCTCCTCCTCCTATCAATTACCAATTCCCTGACGATCCCAATGTGCCTATCGGAGAAACTTGGGTGACAGCTCCCATCACTGCAAATGTCAACAACTACCGCCGCCGCTCGCTGCAAAACTGGTGGTTTGGGCTGATGATGAATCAAGGTGTCAGTCTACGTGAGAAAATGACCCTTTTTTGGCACAACCATTTGGTCACAGAACTATCGGTAGTTTTGGATGCTAAATATGGGTACTATTACCTCGATTTGTTGCGAACCCATGCACTCGGCAACTTCAAAACCCTTGCCGAAGAAATCACCGTTACTCCAGCCATGTTGCAGTACCTCAATGGCAGGGAGAATGTAAAAGCCGCACCCAATGAAAACTATGCCAGAGAATTATTCGAATTGTTTACCATCGGCAAAGGCCCATTAGTCGGTAATGGAGATTATACCTACTATACCGAAGAAGATGTCATTGCAGCAGCTAAAGTGCTGACTGGCTGGAGAGATAGAGCCGTTACCGACAACGGAATCCCTGGTGTTAACTTCATTCCAAATCGCCATACCCAAGGCAACAAACAATTTTCACACCGTTTTGAGAGCTACATCATTGAAGAAAATGGCGCAGAAGAATACAAGGATTTAATTACTATGATTTTCAACAAACGACAAACGGCACGCTATCTCAGCGAAAAATTGTATCGTTGGTTTGTGTATTATGTCATTGACGAAGCAGCGTATGCCAATATCATTGATCCAATGGCAGATATGTTGATTGAAAATAGTTTTGAAGTAGCTCCCGTATTGGAAGCATTGCTGTCAAGCGAACACTTTTTTGACAGCATCAACTATGGAGTCGTCATCAAAAATCCCCTTGATTTTTTGATTGGCATCTTTAAAAACTTCAACATTGGGCTTCCTCCTTTGGAAGCGGGCGGTTTGATTGCCAACTATCGTATCTGGACAACTCTCGCAGCCGCTTCCGAAAACCTCCAAATGACCATCCTAAATCCTCCAAGTGTGGCAGGTTGGATTGCTTACTACCAAACACCACAATACTACCAATCTTGGATTACTTCCGTTACGCTTCCTGACAGAATCAGCTATACCGATTTGTTGGTACAAACAGGACTTGGAGCAGGTGACAATAGAATCATCATCAATCCCTTCAATTTTATCGCTCAGTTTGAATCGGCAGGAGACCCCAACGAATTAATAAAGGATGCCGCCCGTATTTTATTCCCCAAAGAATTGACCAATGACCAATATGATTACCTGAAAGAAGTATTGATTCCAGGGCTTCCTGATTATGAATGGACGGTTGAATACAATGAATATTTGGCGAATCCTGACGATGAAGCATTGCGTTTGGGGGTTTTGACCAAACTACGCAATCTATTGCAAACCATGCTGTCCTTGGCTGAGTATCAGCTTTCTTAA